A genomic segment from Pseudomonas mendocina encodes:
- a CDS encoding ABC transporter permease, giving the protein MNYGEILLYGVYSDLRTEIARRFLGFLWWIIEPVMYMAVFYVVFGLALRQGGPDYVPFLLCGMIAWKWFDGSVRQASLSIPMNAGLVQQIYVPKGLFALIQIFSNTFKFIIVLLLLLGFLVVTGKTPGMQWLGLLPVILTQLLLIIAVGLLLAAIIPFAQDLKLVVDNLLMLMMFMSGIFFSADQVPEHMRGAFEYNPMVLLIGAYRDILLRGEWPHWSSLGYCIALSLPILGLALLTLARNERRYPKLLY; this is encoded by the coding sequence ATGAACTACGGAGAAATATTGCTGTACGGAGTGTATAGCGACTTGCGCACGGAAATCGCGAGGCGCTTCCTTGGTTTTCTGTGGTGGATCATCGAGCCGGTCATGTACATGGCCGTGTTCTATGTCGTCTTCGGCCTTGCCTTGCGCCAGGGCGGTCCGGATTATGTGCCCTTCCTGCTGTGCGGGATGATCGCCTGGAAATGGTTCGATGGTTCAGTCCGTCAGGCCAGCCTGTCGATTCCGATGAACGCCGGGCTGGTTCAGCAGATTTATGTACCCAAGGGCCTGTTCGCACTCATACAGATCTTCAGCAATACCTTCAAATTCATCATCGTACTTCTGCTGCTGCTGGGCTTCCTCGTGGTCACCGGCAAAACGCCAGGCATGCAATGGCTAGGCTTGCTGCCGGTGATCCTGACACAACTATTGCTCATCATCGCTGTCGGGCTGCTCCTGGCGGCGATCATCCCATTCGCCCAGGACCTGAAACTGGTGGTTGATAATTTGCTGATGCTCATGATGTTCATGTCCGGCATATTCTTCAGCGCGGATCAGGTGCCGGAACACATGCGCGGGGCCTTTGAGTACAACCCGATGGTGCTGTTGATTGGCGCATATCGTGACATCCTCTTGCGAGGTGAGTGGCCACATTGGTCCTCGCTCGGTTACTGCATAGCGTTATCGCTGCCCATCCTGGGCTTGGCGCTGCTGACACTGGCACGCAACGAACGCCGCTATCCCAAACTGCTGTACTGA
- a CDS encoding acyltransferase family protein produces MFKTTGGLRQPGAFIPQLESFRGWAILLVVAFHVHGILLGEGPLSAASSIWLRLVGAGNTGVTLFFVLSGFLLTRPFIRALHEGARISIGHFYLARILRIVPLYYAVVLVAWLVSGNSTDAFKALMFIPVGFSIFPFSVPWWSLCTEMQFYLLLPWLMLALHQRKGRWLILLGLSIWLSLHWLHLLEPGWLVLPTGSQSSLFGRGFAFLVGGLAAWFHMSSTYARLVAFPLRVTLIALALLAALIALLQWYGLVGQRSATMAMPLYHDLEALLWAGVLLCGLGPMAAGGRLFINPLFSHFGSISYSLYLVHLPVQFYLLHPLKVAGLNTSDIRMITAIIASFMLSWFLAVLCHHAIEKPCLLLKSQLPTLSGRPRADHARA; encoded by the coding sequence ATGTTCAAGACAACCGGAGGTCTGCGCCAGCCAGGGGCTTTCATTCCTCAGCTCGAATCCTTCCGAGGTTGGGCCATCCTTCTGGTCGTTGCGTTTCATGTGCACGGGATATTACTGGGAGAGGGCCCCTTATCTGCAGCTTCGTCGATTTGGCTACGGCTGGTTGGAGCTGGAAACACCGGAGTCACTCTATTCTTCGTGCTTAGCGGTTTTTTGCTGACGCGACCGTTTATCCGCGCACTGCATGAGGGGGCGAGGATCAGTATTGGGCACTTCTATCTAGCGCGAATTCTCCGCATCGTGCCTCTTTACTACGCTGTCGTCCTCGTTGCCTGGCTGGTGAGCGGTAACTCCACTGATGCCTTCAAGGCGCTGATGTTTATCCCTGTTGGCTTTTCAATTTTTCCTTTCAGTGTGCCCTGGTGGTCCTTGTGCACCGAGATGCAGTTTTATCTCTTGTTGCCCTGGCTGATGCTGGCGTTGCATCAGCGCAAGGGCCGCTGGTTGATTCTTCTGGGATTATCAATATGGCTGAGCCTGCATTGGCTGCATCTTCTTGAACCCGGTTGGTTGGTCCTACCTACCGGTAGTCAATCATCGTTGTTTGGGCGTGGTTTTGCGTTCTTGGTTGGTGGCCTGGCTGCCTGGTTCCACATGAGTTCAACCTACGCAAGGCTGGTAGCGTTTCCGCTGCGGGTGACGCTGATCGCACTGGCGCTTCTGGCCGCGTTGATTGCGCTGCTGCAGTGGTATGGTCTTGTGGGGCAGCGATCAGCGACTATGGCCATGCCCCTGTATCACGATCTTGAGGCGCTACTGTGGGCTGGCGTGTTGCTATGCGGTCTGGGGCCGATGGCGGCAGGCGGGCGGCTCTTTATAAATCCGCTGTTCAGTCATTTCGGAAGCATTTCCTATTCGCTCTATCTCGTTCATCTGCCCGTACAGTTTTATCTGCTACATCCGCTCAAGGTCGCTGGATTGAACACCTCTGACATCAGGATGATTACCGCCATAATTGCCAGCTTCATGCTGTCATGGTTTTTGGCAGTCCTCTGTCATCACGCTATTGAAAAACCATGCCTGCTATTGAAAAGCCAGTTACCGACGCTTAGCGGTAGGCCTCGGGCAGATCACGCCAGAGCGTAG
- a CDS encoding sulfotransferase family protein, with amino-acid sequence MRFIRNLFSRSERVVESALVPGPRPVMVVGMHRSGTSFLTGSLQQAGLELGKFSAWNPHNLKGNRENLDIVAFNDGVLNARGFAWDNPPTSRILWTSEEYARARELIADFAGAPHWGFKDPRSLLLVDGWRELLPDLRFVGIFRHPSAVVQSLHARGGMPEEHALMLWAAYNERLLALYREQPFPLLCFDEDEVTLHDKLNQVLLELGLEPLEGERFFSAELKHHQQLAIPLPDALQAMYQQLRAYAR; translated from the coding sequence ATGCGGTTCATTCGGAATCTTTTCTCCCGCTCGGAGCGAGTGGTCGAATCGGCGCTCGTGCCGGGACCTCGTCCAGTCATGGTGGTCGGGATGCACCGTAGTGGAACCAGTTTTCTGACCGGCTCCCTACAGCAGGCAGGTCTGGAACTCGGTAAGTTCAGCGCCTGGAACCCCCATAACCTGAAAGGTAACAGAGAGAACCTCGATATTGTGGCGTTCAACGATGGCGTGCTGAACGCACGCGGTTTCGCATGGGACAATCCGCCCACGAGCCGCATTCTGTGGACTTCCGAAGAATATGCGCGGGCGCGGGAGTTGATCGCTGATTTCGCCGGTGCGCCACACTGGGGTTTCAAAGACCCGCGTTCATTGTTGCTGGTTGACGGTTGGCGAGAGCTGCTTCCCGACCTGCGTTTTGTCGGTATTTTCCGTCATCCTTCAGCCGTGGTTCAGTCGTTGCATGCTCGTGGCGGCATGCCCGAGGAGCATGCCCTGATGCTCTGGGCTGCTTATAACGAGCGCCTGCTGGCGTTGTATCGAGAGCAGCCTTTTCCTTTGCTCTGCTTCGATGAGGATGAGGTGACTCTGCATGACAAGCTCAATCAAGTTCTGCTTGAGCTAGGCCTCGAGCCCCTTGAAGGGGAGCGCTTTTTCAGCGCCGAACTCAAGCATCATCAGCAGCTTGCAATTCCGCTACCGGATGCTTTGCAGGCCATGTATCAGCAATTGCGTGCTTACGCGCGCTGA
- a CDS encoding class I SAM-dependent methyltransferase, with the protein MTHVYMPPSIRHFEPLHMVFSTWVDHLPFGYDLVAALRPKMLVELGTHKGLSYFTFCQSMKENEIDGLCYAVDTFEGDEHTDKYDESVFTAVNNHNRQNYHGFSYLMRMYFNDALRHFSEDSIDLLHIDGFHTYEAVSEDFASWYPRVKPGGIILFHDVQARLQDFGAWKFWDEIRGQYETFTFNHGFGLGVLRKPGGDRSQDPALLKLLFEDSSDKAAASLRAFYVHASKHLENMRKLKRMGQGSQPAAQQAIK; encoded by the coding sequence ATGACCCATGTGTACATGCCGCCTTCGATTCGCCATTTCGAGCCCTTGCATATGGTGTTCAGCACCTGGGTCGATCACTTGCCTTTCGGCTACGACCTAGTGGCGGCTCTCCGCCCCAAAATGCTTGTAGAGCTCGGCACTCATAAGGGCCTTTCCTACTTCACTTTCTGTCAGTCGATGAAGGAGAACGAGATCGACGGGCTGTGTTATGCGGTAGATACTTTCGAAGGCGATGAACACACCGATAAGTATGACGAGTCAGTTTTCACCGCAGTGAACAACCATAATCGCCAGAACTATCATGGCTTTTCCTATTTGATGCGCATGTATTTCAACGATGCACTGCGTCATTTTAGTGAAGACAGCATCGATTTATTGCACATTGATGGGTTCCATACTTACGAGGCGGTCAGTGAGGACTTCGCGAGTTGGTACCCGCGGGTAAAACCGGGTGGCATCATTCTTTTCCATGACGTTCAAGCGCGCCTGCAGGACTTCGGGGCTTGGAAATTCTGGGATGAGATTCGTGGTCAGTACGAAACCTTCACGTTCAATCACGGCTTCGGTCTAGGAGTGCTACGTAAGCCGGGGGGCGATCGTAGTCAGGACCCTGCATTGCTAAAACTGCTGTTCGAGGATTCTTCCGACAAGGCTGCTGCCTCTTTGCGGGCATTCTATGTGCACGCCAGCAAACACTTGGAGAACATGCGCAAGCTGAAGCGCATGGGGCAGGGTAGTCAGCCTGCTGCGCAACAGGCGATCAAATGA
- a CDS encoding glycosyltransferase family 2 protein translates to MSRPLLSIIVIVYDMPRQALNTLISLSPDYQQGVQAADYEVIVVENRSRRNMDVEAITALPGNFRYFLRDEPGVSPAAAINFAFTQAQGAFVGLMIDGARMVSPGVVQYALMARRMTSEAMVVVPGYHLGEHEQQFHLSRGYSEQHEQRLLEGIDWQRNGYRLFEISCLSGANPNGIFHPFMECNCLFLDVEVFRDIGQADERFDLPGGGALNLCIYRKAAMHPHTRSFMLPGEGSFHQLHGGVTTSEVEERETILNRQREQLTELLGESFRSPTVEPILLGKVPGPALRYLKHSVERGMHRVQRCAERQEDMYADERLKEGARRGVLGATSGLQ, encoded by the coding sequence ATGAGTCGCCCGCTGCTATCGATAATTGTGATCGTCTACGATATGCCGCGCCAGGCGCTTAACACATTGATCAGCTTAAGCCCTGATTATCAGCAGGGCGTCCAGGCTGCCGATTACGAAGTGATAGTGGTCGAAAACCGTTCACGAAGAAATATGGACGTCGAAGCGATCACTGCCTTGCCTGGAAATTTTCGTTACTTTCTGCGCGATGAGCCCGGTGTTTCTCCGGCCGCAGCGATCAATTTTGCTTTCACTCAGGCTCAGGGAGCTTTCGTCGGATTGATGATCGATGGTGCCCGCATGGTTTCGCCTGGTGTGGTGCAGTATGCGCTGATGGCACGGCGCATGACGTCCGAGGCTATGGTGGTAGTACCCGGTTATCACCTTGGTGAGCACGAACAGCAGTTTCATCTCAGCCGCGGCTACAGTGAGCAGCACGAGCAGCGCCTGCTCGAAGGTATCGACTGGCAGCGTAACGGCTATCGCCTGTTCGAGATTTCTTGCCTCAGCGGTGCCAATCCTAACGGTATTTTCCACCCGTTCATGGAGTGCAATTGCCTATTTCTGGATGTCGAGGTGTTTCGCGATATTGGCCAGGCCGATGAGCGTTTCGATTTGCCGGGGGGCGGTGCCTTGAATCTTTGCATCTACCGTAAGGCAGCAATGCATCCGCATACCCGCTCGTTCATGCTGCCCGGCGAAGGCTCTTTCCATCAATTGCATGGTGGGGTAACGACCTCGGAAGTCGAGGAGCGCGAGACGATCTTGAATCGCCAGCGAGAGCAGTTAACCGAGTTATTGGGCGAGTCATTTCGTTCTCCGACGGTGGAGCCTATTCTGCTGGGGAAGGTTCCTGGTCCGGCGCTTCGCTACCTGAAACACTCCGTAGAAAGGGGCATGCACCGTGTGCAGCGCTGCGCGGAGCGGCAAGAGGACATGTACGCCGACGAGCGCCTCAAGGAGGGCGCCAGACGAGGTGTTTTGGGTGCAACATCAGGTCTGCAATAA
- a CDS encoding ABC transporter ATP-binding protein yields MNDQVILEARNVGLSYRQRTGVLRYNQFWALDDVSFTLKAGETLGVIGANGAGKSTLLRMIAGITEPDRGKLWRQPGLSASLLALSVGFKPELSGRENVIIGGLLLGLSLKRVRALMDEIHSFSELGAFFERPVGTYSTGMRARLGFAVAIHADPDIMLIDEVLGVGDESFKLKSHQAMRDKIRARKTVVLVSHSMEAIESLCDRVLWLHEGRSLICGPKDEVIRGYLETIRLAVKAEQAKERAAKKNQAVA; encoded by the coding sequence ATGAACGATCAGGTAATTCTCGAAGCCCGTAATGTAGGGCTGTCTTATCGTCAGCGCACCGGCGTTCTGCGCTACAACCAGTTCTGGGCTCTAGACGATGTGAGCTTTACGCTGAAAGCAGGCGAAACGCTCGGCGTGATCGGCGCCAATGGCGCAGGCAAGAGCACGTTGCTGCGCATGATCGCAGGTATCACCGAACCCGACAGAGGCAAGCTTTGGCGCCAGCCAGGTCTAAGCGCGAGCTTGCTGGCACTCAGCGTTGGCTTCAAGCCGGAGCTCTCGGGGCGCGAGAACGTAATAATCGGCGGCCTGCTGCTGGGGCTGTCTCTCAAACGCGTCCGCGCACTGATGGATGAAATTCACAGCTTCAGTGAACTTGGCGCGTTCTTCGAACGTCCTGTGGGCACCTACTCCACAGGCATGCGCGCACGCCTGGGATTTGCCGTAGCCATTCATGCCGACCCGGACATCATGCTGATCGACGAAGTGCTGGGCGTGGGCGATGAGAGCTTCAAGCTCAAGTCTCATCAGGCAATGCGTGACAAGATTCGCGCCAGAAAAACCGTCGTGCTGGTTTCTCATAGCATGGAGGCCATCGAATCACTCTGCGATCGGGTCCTTTGGCTTCATGAGGGCCGTAGCCTTATCTGTGGACCTAAAGACGAAGTCATACGCGGCTATCTGGAAACCATTCGCCTTGCCGTCAAGGCTGAGCAGGCCAAAGAGCGTGCTGCAAAGAAAAACCAGGCGGTAGCCTGA
- a CDS encoding acyltransferase family protein: MTDSRISRNSGLDYLRALSVVIVLANHCFLGLFVATSVVAWNGLASYLSASAIISIEWLFVLSGYLIGTMMIRIFEKQHDSSSACRDFWLRRWFRTLPCYYLFLLVNIGLSQVLPGTGTFEWTYAFFSQNLLLPERQPHFFGESWSLAVDEWFYLIMPLLLIGSVRLMKLSIRQAFFFSALVLICIPFLARLYHTVPSSFFQWDAEIRRITIYHLDATGWGVLAAALSRWYAPWWQRSPALKAGVGALLTLLGLAAIWKLVHSGWQPSVPYAVVNAGSISLMGIGTLLLLPAIVCLRPVAGWLHGLVAKISLYSYTLYLSHFPLLFIIRAVFELDAGSPWPVLLVAAAIWLLLVWGISVLVFSFFEKPVSDLRERITTRVDAKPFGT; encoded by the coding sequence ATGACTGATTCGCGGATTTCCCGCAATTCGGGACTGGATTACCTGCGCGCGCTTTCTGTCGTGATCGTGCTGGCGAATCATTGTTTTCTGGGCCTTTTCGTCGCCACTAGCGTGGTGGCCTGGAATGGTTTGGCTTCCTATCTCAGCGCAAGTGCGATCATTTCAATCGAGTGGCTTTTCGTGCTCAGCGGTTATCTGATTGGCACGATGATGATCAGGATATTTGAGAAGCAGCATGATTCCTCATCGGCCTGTCGAGATTTCTGGTTGCGGCGCTGGTTCAGGACCTTGCCCTGTTATTACCTGTTCTTGCTGGTCAATATCGGCCTGAGTCAAGTATTGCCAGGGACGGGTACCTTCGAATGGACGTACGCCTTTTTCTCGCAGAACCTGCTGTTGCCAGAGCGACAACCGCATTTTTTTGGCGAGTCATGGTCGCTGGCGGTAGATGAATGGTTTTACCTGATCATGCCACTTTTGTTGATTGGCAGTGTTCGGCTGATGAAGCTCTCGATCAGGCAGGCCTTTTTCTTCTCAGCGTTGGTTTTGATCTGCATACCTTTCCTGGCAAGGCTGTATCACACAGTTCCGAGTAGTTTTTTCCAGTGGGATGCCGAGATCAGACGAATCACGATCTACCACTTGGATGCGACTGGTTGGGGCGTTCTGGCCGCAGCCTTGAGCCGTTGGTATGCACCTTGGTGGCAACGCTCACCAGCTCTTAAGGCAGGAGTTGGTGCTCTGCTGACCTTGCTGGGGCTCGCAGCCATCTGGAAGTTGGTGCATAGCGGTTGGCAGCCTTCGGTACCGTATGCGGTGGTTAATGCAGGTTCAATTTCCCTGATGGGAATAGGCACGCTCCTACTGCTGCCTGCCATTGTGTGCCTGCGCCCGGTTGCTGGTTGGCTGCACGGGCTTGTCGCGAAGATCAGCCTTTATTCTTACACGCTGTACCTGAGCCACTTTCCGCTTCTGTTCATTATCAGAGCGGTGTTCGAGTTGGACGCAGGCAGTCCCTGGCCTGTTTTGCTAGTGGCGGCTGCTATCTGGCTACTGCTGGTCTGGGGTATTTCGGTGTTGGTATTCAGCTTTTTCGAGAAGCCGGTATCGGACCTTCGAGAGCGAATCACTACACGGGTGGATGCGAAGCCATTCGGAACCTGA
- a CDS encoding glycosyltransferase family A protein gives MALFRRKPRLSIVMIVYRMPDQAEKTLLSLSPTYQHGVRETDYEVIVVENHSDSLLGRERAIRHAGNVRYFHRQETQRTPVHAINFGAAQARGSHVAIMIDGARMLSPGVVKLALDAFRLEPEAAVSAPGYHIGHKLQQVAVNEGYDEAAEAELLQSIDWPRDGYRLFDIAVLSGSCQGGFFQSNYESNFIAMSVRKWKALGGVDPRYNDFGGGNANLDLYKRLLEFPDTPFYMLFGEGSFHQFHGGVTTGTRKAERDVIYKQLDDQDRALRGDDRAPPSVRPILFGTPHPSVYRFIRHSLDKVQPQ, from the coding sequence ATGGCCTTGTTTCGCCGTAAGCCACGGCTCTCGATCGTGATGATTGTTTATCGGATGCCGGATCAGGCAGAGAAAACGCTGCTTTCTCTTAGTCCCACTTACCAACATGGAGTGCGGGAGACCGATTATGAAGTGATCGTGGTTGAGAACCACTCGGACAGTCTTCTGGGGCGTGAGCGGGCGATACGTCATGCCGGTAACGTTCGTTATTTCCATCGCCAGGAGACCCAGCGTACGCCTGTACATGCCATCAACTTTGGGGCGGCCCAAGCTCGTGGCAGTCATGTTGCGATCATGATTGATGGCGCTCGGATGCTTTCCCCCGGCGTGGTCAAGCTGGCACTGGACGCCTTCCGATTGGAGCCTGAGGCCGCGGTTTCAGCTCCCGGTTATCACATTGGCCATAAACTTCAGCAGGTAGCGGTCAATGAAGGGTATGACGAGGCAGCCGAGGCCGAGTTGCTGCAGAGCATCGACTGGCCGCGCGACGGGTATCGTCTGTTCGATATCGCAGTACTCAGTGGTTCCTGCCAGGGCGGCTTTTTCCAGAGCAACTACGAGAGCAACTTCATCGCCATGTCTGTACGGAAATGGAAAGCGCTGGGTGGGGTGGACCCGCGTTACAACGATTTCGGGGGCGGTAACGCCAATCTGGATCTTTACAAGCGTCTGCTGGAGTTTCCGGACACACCGTTTTACATGCTGTTCGGTGAGGGGTCCTTTCACCAATTCCACGGGGGTGTTACGACGGGTACGCGCAAGGCTGAGCGCGATGTGATCTACAAACAGTTGGACGATCAGGATCGCGCATTGCGCGGAGATGATCGTGCGCCGCCGAGTGTGCGACCGATCCTGTTTGGCACCCCACACCCGAGTGTCTACCGTTTCATTCGTCACTCGCTGGACAAGGTACAACCACAATGA
- a CDS encoding phytanoyl-CoA dioxygenase family protein, with product MNDTPMPEATRHTDGLAYAQELFADGLIDDAISVLEADIELQESMEKLSWLMQIRHRGFFKKTTLSGHDVWPPRVGPSEFVSGAIPETTPEALDAGLMARGIMNHGSLIVRGLLDPQTVEELKACVDHAIDAYDQLASNQGCSEWFSPLRPCEQNGDVRVARKWVRDGGGVLAGDSPKAIFKLIRMLKQQAILPVIADYLGEPPALSLKKTTLRRVTPDSKGGWHQDGAFLGQGIRTLNLWIALSDCGVDAPSMDMIPARLDRIVPTGMDGADFGWSVGDKAILNGVVGHTPVRLRFRAGDVIFFDEMNLHRTAADESMTSARHAIEAWFFAPSAYPLGQIPILC from the coding sequence ATGAACGATACGCCGATGCCAGAGGCAACGCGACATACGGATGGTCTTGCATACGCGCAAGAGCTATTCGCAGACGGTCTGATAGACGACGCCATCTCGGTGCTTGAGGCCGATATCGAGCTGCAGGAGTCCATGGAGAAGCTTTCCTGGCTCATGCAGATTCGCCATAGAGGTTTCTTCAAGAAAACTACGCTGTCAGGGCATGATGTTTGGCCGCCGCGAGTGGGGCCCTCGGAGTTTGTATCGGGAGCAATCCCCGAAACCACGCCCGAGGCTCTCGATGCTGGGCTAATGGCACGCGGCATCATGAATCATGGGTCGCTGATTGTTAGAGGCCTGCTTGACCCGCAGACGGTTGAAGAACTCAAGGCCTGCGTGGATCATGCGATAGACGCGTACGATCAGCTGGCGAGCAATCAGGGTTGCAGTGAATGGTTCTCGCCCTTACGCCCCTGCGAGCAGAATGGTGATGTGCGTGTCGCGAGGAAGTGGGTGCGAGATGGCGGCGGCGTATTGGCTGGCGATTCGCCCAAAGCCATTTTCAAGCTGATTAGAATGCTCAAGCAGCAGGCAATTCTTCCTGTGATAGCTGACTACTTGGGAGAGCCCCCTGCGCTTTCTCTAAAAAAAACGACCCTCAGACGTGTCACTCCCGATAGCAAAGGCGGCTGGCATCAGGATGGTGCTTTTTTGGGGCAGGGCATCAGAACCTTGAATCTTTGGATTGCCCTGAGCGATTGCGGTGTCGATGCCCCGTCCATGGACATGATTCCTGCAAGGCTGGACCGGATAGTACCAACGGGTATGGATGGTGCTGATTTCGGTTGGTCCGTTGGTGATAAGGCCATCCTGAATGGTGTGGTGGGTCATACGCCAGTTCGTCTCAGGTTTCGTGCCGGTGATGTGATCTTCTTCGATGAGATGAATCTTCATCGCACGGCTGCCGATGAATCGATGACCTCCGCACGCCATGCTATTGAGGCTTGGTTCTTTGCGCCGTCGGCCTACCCGTTAGGCCAGATCCCAATTCTCTGTTGA